A region of Arabidopsis thaliana chromosome 5, partial sequence DNA encodes the following proteins:
- a CDS encoding ankyrin repeat family protein (ankyrin repeat family protein; FUNCTIONS IN: methyltransferase activity; INVOLVED IN: metabolic process; EXPRESSED IN: 21 plant structures; EXPRESSED DURING: 13 growth stages; CONTAINS InterPro DOMAIN/s: Ankyrin repeat-containing domain (InterPro:IPR020683), Arginine N-methyltransferase 2 (InterPro:IPR017408), Methyltransferase type 11 (InterPro:IPR013216), Ankyrin repeat (InterPro:IPR002110); Has 14669 Blast hits to 7820 proteins in 738 species: Archae - 65; Bacteria - 1760; Metazoa - 7798; Fungi - 1170; Plants - 439; Viruses - 38; Other Eukaryotes - 3399 (source: NCBI BLink).): MEEADQLCLAAKSGDLKKVQTLIYSGADVTHFDNDGLTPLMHAAKIGNAEIVTALLESGAPWNALSPSNLSAGDFAMEAGHQETFDLLLKTGIQSELILGTIARNQTKNEYSNQEYLQDRVSFSEDKLMDSESKGVMMAWEKPLMEAHAKAICLNGGHILNVGFGMGLVDTAIQRYNPVKHTIIEAHPEVYKRMIESGWGEKENVKIVFGRWQDVLDKLDDNSFDGIFFDTYGEYYEDLREFHQHLPRLLKPDGVYSYFNGFCGSNAFFHVVYCNLVTLEIENLGFSTQLIPLPVKDCLGDEVWEGVKQKYWQLDTYYLPVCQFSD, translated from the coding sequence ATGGAAGAAGCAGATCAGTTATGTTTAGCTGCTAAATCCGGCGACTTGAAAAAGGTTCAAACTTTAATTTACTCCGGCGCCGACGTTACTCACTTTGATAACGACGGTTTAACGCCGTTAATGCACGCCGCTAAAATCGGAAACGCAGAGATAGTAACGGCGTTACTCGAATCCGGAGCTCCATGGAACGCATTATCTCCATCAAATCTCTCAGCAGGAGATTTCGCCATGGAAGCAGGACATCAAGAAACTTtcgatcttcttctcaaaACCGGGATCCAATCAGAGCTAATCTTAGGAACAATcgcaagaaaccaaacaaagaacgAATATTCTAATCAAGAATATCTTCAAGACAGAGTTAGTTTCAGTGAAGACAAGTTAATGGATAGTGAAAGCAAAGGTGTGATGATGGCTTGGGAAAAACCATTAATGGAAGCTCACGCTAAAGCTATTTGTCTCAACGGTGGTCACATTCTTAACGTTGGTTTCGGTATGGGACTTGTCGATACAGCGATTCAACGATACAATCCGGTTAAACACACGATCATTGAAGCTCATCCTGAAGTTTATAAGCGTATGATTGAATCTGGttggggagagaaagagaatgtgAAGATTGTTTTTGGAAGATGGCAAGATGTTCTTGATAAGCTTGATGATAATTCTTTTGATGGGATCTTTTTTGATACTTATGGTGAGTATTATGAAGATTTAAGAGAGTTTCATCAGCATCTTCCGAGGCTGTTGAAGCCTGATGGTGTTTATTCGTATTTCAATGGGTTTTGTGGAAGCAACGCGTTTTTTCATGTTGTGTATTGCAATTTGGTGACTTTGGAGATTgagaatttagggtttagcaCTCAGTTGATTCCATTGCCGGTTAAGGATTGTCTTGGGGATGAAGTTTGGGAAGGTGTCAAGCAAAAGTATTGGCAGCTTGATACTTATTATCTCCCTGTTTGTCAGTTTAGTGACTGA
- a CDS encoding Pentatricopeptide repeat (PPR) superfamily protein (Pentatricopeptide repeat (PPR) superfamily protein; CONTAINS InterPro DOMAIN/s: Pentatricopeptide repeat (InterPro:IPR002885); BEST Arabidopsis thaliana protein match is: Tetratricopeptide repeat (TPR)-like superfamily protein (TAIR:AT3G49730.1); Has 1807 Blast hits to 1807 proteins in 277 species: Archae - 0; Bacteria - 0; Metazoa - 736; Fungi - 347; Plants - 385; Viruses - 0; Other Eukaryotes - 339 (source: NCBI BLink).), producing MLPFTREMHRFSPIVEFLLSKRQIFLHYSQFKSRFDLIHRSFHVSRALEDNFRRSNGIGLVCLEKSHNDRTKNSKYDEFASDVEKSYRILRKFHSRVPKLELALNESGVELRPGLIERVLNRCGDAGNLGYRFFVWAAKQPRYCHSIEVYKSMVKILSKMRQFGAVWGLIEEMRKENPQLIEPELFVVLVQRFASADMVKKAIEVLDEMPKFGFEPDEYVFGCLLDALCKHGSVKDAAKLFEDMRMRFPVNLRYFTSLLYGWCRVGKMMEAKYVLVQMNEAGFEPDIVDYTNLLSGYANAGKMADAYDLLRDMRRRGFEPNANCYTVLIQALCKVDRMEEAMKVFVEMERYECEADVVTYTALVSGFCKWGKIDKCYIVLDDMIKKGLMPSELTYMHIMVAHEKKESFEECLELMEKMRQIEYHPDIGIYNVVIRLACKLGEVKEAVRLWNEMEENGLSPGVDTFVIMINGLASQGCLLEASDHFKEMVTRGLFSVSQYGTLKLLLNTVLKDKKLEMAKDVWSCITSKGACELNVLSWTIWIHALFSKGYEKEACSYCIEMIEMDFMPQPDTFAKLMKGLKKLYNREFAGEITEKVRNMAAEREMSFKMYKRRGVQDLTEKAKSKQDREGKKKQRSR from the coding sequence ATGCTACCGTTTACGAGAGAGATGCATAGATTCTCTCCCATAGTCGAGTTTCTTCTTAGCAAACGccaaattttcttacattattCTCAATTTAAGTCTCGCTTTGACTTGATTCACCGAAGTTTTCACGTTTCTAGAGCTCTCGAAGATAATTTCCGGAGAAGTAACGGGATTGGCTTAGTTTGTCTCGAGAAGAGCCACAACGATCGCACGAAAAACTCCAAGTATGATGAATTCGCGAGTGATGTCGAGAAATCATACAGAATTCTGCGGAAATTTCATTCTAGGGTTCCGAAGTTGGAACTCGCGCTTAACGAATCCGGTGTTGAACTCCGACCCGGGTTAATCGAACGGGTTTTGAATCGTTGTGGAGATGCTGGGAATCTAGGTTACAGATTCTTCGTCTGGGCGGCGAAGCAACCTCGTTATTGTCACAGTATCGAAGTGTATAAGTCAATGGTGAAGATTCTTAGTAAAATGCGTCAATTTGGAGCTGTTTGGGGTTTAATTGAAGAAATGAGGAAGGAGAATCCGCAGTTGATTGAACCGGAATTGTTTGTGGTTTTGGTTCAGAGATTTGCGTCTGCGGATATGGTGAAGAAAGCCATTGAGGTGCTCGACGAAATGCCTAAGTTCGGTTTTGAGCCAGATGAGTATGTATTCGGGTGTTTGCTAGATGCATTGTGTAAGCACGGTAGTGTTAAGGATGCTGCAAAGCTTTTTGAGGATATGAGAATGCGGTTTCCGGTGAATTTGCGGTATTTTACTTCGTTGTTGTATGGTTGGTGCAGGGTAGGGAAGATGATGGAAGctaaatatgttttggttCAAATGAACGAAGCTGGGTTTGAGCCAGACATTGTTGATTACACTAACTTGCTAAGTGGATATGCTAATGCTGGTAAAATGGCAGATGCTTATGATCTTTTGAGAGATATGAGAAGAAGAGGCTTTGAACCGAATGCGAACTGTTACACGGTTTTGATTCAAGCATTGTGTAAGGTAGATAGAATGGAGGAGGCAATGAAGGTATTTGTTGAGATGGAGAGGTATGAATGTGAGGCTGATGTTGTGACTTACACTGCATTAGTTAGTGGGTTTTGCAAATGGGGAAAGATCGATAAATGTTATATTGTTTTAGACGATATGATAAAAAAAGGGCTCATGCCGTCTGAACTCACCTATATGCATATAATGGTGGCTcatgagaagaaggaaagttTTGAAGAGTGTTTGGAGCTGATGGAGAAGATGAGGCAAATAGAGTATCATCCTGATATTGGCATTTACAATGTCGTCATCAGATTGGCTTGTAAGTTGGGAGAAGTAAAGGAAGCTGTTAGATTATGGAACGAAATGGAAGAAAACGGTTTGAGTCCTGGAGTAGATACGTTTGTCATAATGATCAATGGATTAGCAAGCCAAGGTTGTTTACTCGAAGCGAGTGATCACTTCAAAGAAATGGTAACTCGAGGActgttctctgtttctcaatATGGAACTCTGAAGTTATTGCTAAATACCGTTTTAAAAGACAAGAAGCTTGAAATGGCGAAAGATGTTTGGAGTTGTATCACAAGTAAAGGTGCTTGCGAGCTGAATGTATTATCTTGGACAATATGGATACATGCCTTGTTCTCAAAAGGCTATGAAAAGGAAGCGTGTTCTTATTGTATTGAAATGATAGAGATGGACTTCATGCCACAACCAGACACATTTGCTAAACTTATGAAGGGTTTGAAGAAATTGTATAATAGAGAATTTGCTGGAGAGATTACAGAGAAGGTGAGGAATATGGCAgctgagagagagatgagtttTAAGATGTATAAGAGAAGAGGAGTGCAAGATTTGACTGAGAAAGCTAAATCTAAACAAGATAGAgaagggaagaagaaacagaggagtcGATAA
- the RLP57 gene encoding receptor like protein 57 (receptor like protein 57 (RLP57); INVOLVED IN: signal transduction; LOCATED IN: endomembrane system; EXPRESSED IN: 21 plant structures; EXPRESSED DURING: 13 growth stages; CONTAINS InterPro DOMAIN/s: Leucine-rich repeat (InterPro:IPR001611); BEST Arabidopsis thaliana protein match is: receptor like protein 44 (TAIR:AT3G49750.1); Has 1807 Blast hits to 1807 proteins in 277 species: Archae - 0; Bacteria - 0; Metazoa - 736; Fungi - 347; Plants - 385; Viruses - 0; Other Eukaryotes - 339 (source: NCBI BLink).), with translation MPVNHRFTFSYRLLFLIFLLSFETAQRLVTGDPNDEACLTNLRQSLEDPANNLRNWTKSFFINPCSGFSSYLHGVICNNGRIYKLSLTNLSLRGSISPFLSNCTNLQSLDLSSNQISGEIPPQLQFFVNLAVLNLSSNRLSGQISPQIALCAYLNVIDLHDNQLSGQIPFQFGLLARLTAFDVSNNKLSGQIPSNLAMRNGNLPRFNASSFIGNKKLFGYPLEEMKNKGLSIMAIVGIGLGSGIASLVISFTGVCIWLKITEKKMEEEEGKISHSMPVY, from the coding sequence ATGCCGGTAAATCACCGGTTTACGTTTAGCTACCGGTTactcttcctcatcttccttTTGAGTTTCGAAACGGCACAGCGTTTGGTCACCGGTGACCCAAACGACGAAGCATGCTTGACGAATCTCCGTCAGAGTTTAGAAGATCCAGCTAATAATCTCCGTAACTGGACAAAATCCTTCTTCATAAATCCTTGCTCCGGCTTCTCTTCTTATCTTCATGGAGTCATTTGCAACAATGGCAGAATTTACAAACTCTCCTtaacaaatctctctctccgtGGCTCAATCTCTCCGTTTCTCTCTAATTGCACAAATCTCCAATCCCTAGATCTATCTTCCAACCAGATCTCCGGCGAGATCCCGCCGCAATTACAGTTTTTCGTTAACCTAGCCGTTCTTAATCTCTCTTCTAATCGTCTCTCCGGTCAAATCTCACCACAAATCGCTCTCTGCGCTTACTTAAACGTCATCGATCTTCACGATAACCAACTCTCCGGTCAAATTCCGTTTCAGTTCGGGCTTCTCGCTAGATTAACGGCGTTTGATGTCtctaataacaaattatcCGGTCAGATTCCCTCGAATCTGGCGATGCGTAACGGAAACTTGCCGAGATTTAATGCGAGCTCGTTTATAGGGAACAAGAAATTGTTTGGGTATCCGTTGgaggagatgaagaacaaaggATTGTCGATAATGGCGATTGTTGGGATTGGACTTGGAAGTGGAATCGCGAGCTTAGTGATTAGCTTCACTGGAGTTTGTATATGGTTGAAGATTACAGAGAAAaagatggaggaagaagaaggaaagataAGTCACTCCATGCCTGTTTACTAA
- the CGR3 gene encoding uncharacterized protein (unknown protein; BEST Arabidopsis thaliana protein match is: unknown protein (TAIR:AT3G49720.2); Has 30201 Blast hits to 17322 proteins in 780 species: Archae - 12; Bacteria - 1396; Metazoa - 17338; Fungi - 3422; Plants - 5037; Viruses - 0; Other Eukaryotes - 2996 (source: NCBI BLink).) — MSRRQVRRVGDSGSFPFVGALHSKSRSSPLLSVCLVLVGACLLIGYAYSGPGMFKSIREVSKITGDYSCTAEVQRAIPILKSAYGDSMRKVLHVGPETCSVVSSLLNEEETEAWGVEPYDVEDADSNCKSLLHKGLVRVADIKFPLPYRSKSFSLVIVSDALDYLSPRYLNKTVPELARVASDGVVLLAGNPGQQKAKGGELSKFGRPAKMRSSSWWIRFFSQTNLEENEAASKKFEQAASKSSYKPACQVFHLKPLH; from the exons ATGTCAAGAAGGCAAGTAAGGCGTGTAGGGGATAGTGGAAGCTTCCCATTTGTAGGAGCTCTGCATTCAAAATCACGTTCGTCTCCTCTGTTATCAGTTTGCCTTGTTCTCGTG GGAGCATGCCTTCTCATTGGTTATGCTTACAGTGGTCCAG GTATGTTCAAAAGTATCAGAGAAGTCAGCAAGATTACAG GTGACTATTCTTGCACAGCAGAAGTTCAAAGAGCCATTCCTATTCTTAAGAGTGCGTATGGAGATAGCATGCGCAAAGTCCTGCACGTGGGTCCTGAAACATGCTCAGTGGTCTCGAGTCTGttgaatgaagaagagacagaAGCATGGGGTGTTGAACCATATGATGTGGAGGATGCAGACTCTAACTGCAAAAGTCTTTTGCACAAGGGCCTTGTACGTGTGGCTGACATCAAATTCCCTCTTCCTTACCGGTCAAAGTCGTTTTCTCTTGTGATCGTCTCAGACGCTTTGGATTACCTCTCACCCAGGTACCTGAACAAAACTGTGCCTGAACTTGCTCGCGTCGCTTCAGATGGTGTCGTTCTTTTAGCAG GTAACCCTGGTCAACAAAAGGCTAAAGGTGGGGAATTGTCGAAATTTGGACGGCCT GCTAAAATGCGTAGCTCGTCGTGGTGGATCCGTTTCTTCTCACAGACGAACTTAGAGGAAAACGAAGCAGCAAGCAAGAAATTCGAACAAGCAGCTTCCAAGAGTTCATACAAACCAGCTTGTCAAGTTTTCCACCTCAAGCCATTACATTAG
- a CDS encoding Thioredoxin superfamily protein (Thioredoxin superfamily protein; FUNCTIONS IN: oxidoreductase activity, antioxidant activity; INVOLVED IN: biological_process unknown; LOCATED IN: chloroplast stroma, chloroplast; EXPRESSED IN: 22 plant structures; EXPRESSED DURING: 13 growth stages; CONTAINS InterPro DOMAIN/s: Thioredoxin fold (InterPro:IPR012335), Alkyl hydroperoxide reductase/ Thiol specific antioxidant/ Mal allergen (InterPro:IPR000866), Thioredoxin-like fold (InterPro:IPR012336); BEST Arabidopsis thaliana protein match is: Thioredoxin superfamily protein (TAIR:AT2G37240.1); Has 30201 Blast hits to 17322 proteins in 780 species: Archae - 12; Bacteria - 1396; Metazoa - 17338; Fungi - 3422; Plants - 5037; Viruses - 0; Other Eukaryotes - 2996 (source: NCBI BLink).), with translation MILVSESPMAILSLRSSSSLPLICSTISPLCSKPMLSQLPSNFSSSIASVPVTKLKSSYSSSVSPISRPRVVSARAATESFTDYREDIGEILGDVSIFTASGQRVQFSDLWDQKDGIAAVVLLRHFGCVCCWELATALKEAKPRFDAAGVKLIAVGVGTPDKARILATRLPFPMECLYADPERKAYDVLGLYFGLGRTFFNPASTKVFSRFSEIREATKNYTIEATPEDRSSVLQQGGTFVFRGKKLLYGRKDEGTGDHPSLDDVINVCCKATVA, from the exons atgattttggtttctgaATCACCAATGGCGATTCTCTCTCTACGATCTTCGAGCTCATTGCCGCTTATTTGTTCCACAATTTCTCCTCTGTGCTCGAAACCCATGTTGTCTCAGTTACCATCGAATTTCTCATCGTCGATTGCTTCTGTTCCTGTCACCAAATTAAAATCCAGTTACAGTTCCTCCGTTTCACCGATTAGTAGGCCTCGTGTGGTTTCCGCGAGAGCTGCCACTGAGTCCTTCACTGATTACAGAGAAGATATCGGTGAGATACTCGGCGATGTCTCTATCTTTACTGCTTCAGGCCAACGCGTGCAATTCAGTGATCTCTGGGATCAGAAAGAT GGAATTGCTGCCGTTGTACTCTTGAGGCATTTCGGATGCGTTTGCTG tTGGGAACTTGCTACTGCTTTGAAAGAGGCTAAACCGAGATTTGATGCGGCTGGTGTTAAATTGATAGCTGTTGGAGTTGGAACTCCTGACAAGGCTCGTATACTTGCAACTCGG TTACCTTTTCCCATGGAATGTCTTTATGCGGATCCTGAACGCAAG GCATATGATGTTCTTGGTTTATACTTCGGTTTGGGCCGCACTTTCTTCAACCCAGCTAGC ACCAAGGTCTTCTCAAGATTTAGCGAGATTCgagaagcaacaaaaaattacaCCATAGAAGCCACTCCTGAAGACAGAAGCAGTGTGTTGCAACAG GGAGGTACGTTTGTGTTCAGAGGCAAGAAATTATTGTACGGTCGAAAAGACGAAGGCACGGGAGATCATCCATCTCTGGATGATGTCATTAATGTCTGCTGCAAAGCCACTGTTGCTTGA
- a CDS encoding ankyrin repeat family protein (ankyrin repeat family protein; FUNCTIONS IN: methyltransferase activity; INVOLVED IN: metabolic process; LOCATED IN: endomembrane system; EXPRESSED IN: 21 plant structures; EXPRESSED DURING: 13 growth stages; CONTAINS InterPro DOMAIN/s: Ankyrin repeat-containing domain (InterPro:IPR020683), Arginine N-methyltransferase 2 (InterPro:IPR017408), Methyltransferase type 11 (InterPro:IPR013216), Ankyrin repeat (InterPro:IPR002110); Has 35333 Blast hits to 34131 proteins in 2444 species: Archae - 798; Bacteria - 22429; Metazoa - 974; Fungi - 991; Plants - 531; Viruses - 0; Other Eukaryotes - 9610 (source: NCBI BLink).), producing MRFFYCFSICNASFALFCPAMEEADQLCLAAKSGDLKKVQTLIYSGADVTHFDNDGLTPLMHAAKIGNAEIVTALLESGAPWNALSPSNLSAGDFAMEAGHQETFDLLLKTGIQSELILGTIARNQTKNEYSNQEYLQDRVSFSEDKLMDSESKGVMMAWEKPLMEAHAKAICLNGGHILNVGFGMGLVDTAIQRYNPVKHTIIEAHPEVYKRMIESGWGEKENVKIVFGRWQDVLDKLDDNSFDGIFFDTYGEYYEDLREFHQHLPRLLKPDGVYSYFNGFCGSNAFFHVVYCNLVTLEIENLGFSTQLIPLPVKDCLGDEVWEGVKQKYWQLDTYYLPVCQFSD from the coding sequence ATGCGTTTCTTTTATTgcttttcaatttgtaatgcgagttttgctttattttgtCCAGCCATGGAAGAAGCAGATCAGTTATGTTTAGCTGCTAAATCCGGCGACTTGAAAAAGGTTCAAACTTTAATTTACTCCGGCGCCGACGTTACTCACTTTGATAACGACGGTTTAACGCCGTTAATGCACGCCGCTAAAATCGGAAACGCAGAGATAGTAACGGCGTTACTCGAATCCGGAGCTCCATGGAACGCATTATCTCCATCAAATCTCTCAGCAGGAGATTTCGCCATGGAAGCAGGACATCAAGAAACTTtcgatcttcttctcaaaACCGGGATCCAATCAGAGCTAATCTTAGGAACAATcgcaagaaaccaaacaaagaacgAATATTCTAATCAAGAATATCTTCAAGACAGAGTTAGTTTCAGTGAAGACAAGTTAATGGATAGTGAAAGCAAAGGTGTGATGATGGCTTGGGAAAAACCATTAATGGAAGCTCACGCTAAAGCTATTTGTCTCAACGGTGGTCACATTCTTAACGTTGGTTTCGGTATGGGACTTGTCGATACAGCGATTCAACGATACAATCCGGTTAAACACACGATCATTGAAGCTCATCCTGAAGTTTATAAGCGTATGATTGAATCTGGttggggagagaaagagaatgtgAAGATTGTTTTTGGAAGATGGCAAGATGTTCTTGATAAGCTTGATGATAATTCTTTTGATGGGATCTTTTTTGATACTTATGGTGAGTATTATGAAGATTTAAGAGAGTTTCATCAGCATCTTCCGAGGCTGTTGAAGCCTGATGGTGTTTATTCGTATTTCAATGGGTTTTGTGGAAGCAACGCGTTTTTTCATGTTGTGTATTGCAATTTGGTGACTTTGGAGATTgagaatttagggtttagcaCTCAGTTGATTCCATTGCCGGTTAAGGATTGTCTTGGGGATGAAGTTTGGGAAGGTGTCAAGCAAAAGTATTGGCAGCTTGATACTTATTATCTCCCTGTTTGTCAGTTTAGTGACTGA
- a CDS encoding F-box and associated interaction domains-containing protein (F-box and associated interaction domains-containing protein; CONTAINS InterPro DOMAIN/s: F-box domain, cyclin-like (InterPro:IPR001810), F-box domain, Skp2-like (InterPro:IPR022364), F-box associated domain, type 3 (InterPro:IPR013187), F-box associated interaction domain (InterPro:IPR017451); BEST Arabidopsis thaliana protein match is: F-box and associated interaction domains-containing protein (TAIR:AT2G31470.1); Has 1807 Blast hits to 1807 proteins in 277 species: Archae - 0; Bacteria - 0; Metazoa - 736; Fungi - 347; Plants - 385; Viruses - 0; Other Eukaryotes - 339 (source: NCBI BLink).), whose amino-acid sequence MRTLRRNVTENRLTISRRRTEKKTSPNKTEKSVQIPVDIIIEILLRLPAKSIATCRCVSKLWISVICRQDFTELFLTRSLHRPQLLFCCKKDGNLFFFSSPQLQNPYENSSAISLKNFSLCYKISRPVNGLICFKRKEMNETVTVICNPSTGHTLSLPKPMKTSIGPSRFFVYEPIQKQFKVLLSYKSDEHQVLTLGTGELSWRIIECSMPHILGMSEICINGVLYYPAINLSSGDYIIVCFDVRSEKFRFITVMEEFIKAAHDGTLINYNGKLASLVSERYCFVDGRSKSIELWVLQDAEKKEWSKHTYVLPAWWQHRIGTLNLRFVGVTRTNEIMLSPCYQTVPFDVYYFNIERKTMMSVAIQGMEAFQGHLVFTYLDHVENVKLLHNMF is encoded by the coding sequence ATGAGAACACTGCGGAGAAATGTTACGGAGAATCGTCTTACCATCTCCCGGCGTAGAACGGAGAAGAAGACCTCACCgaataaaacagaaaagtcaGTCCAGATCCCAGTTGATATCATCATCGAGATACTCCTGAGATTACCGGCAAAATCTATAGCGACATGTCGTTGCGTGTCGAAACTCTGGATCTCCGTAATTTGCCGTCAAGATTTCACAGAGCTGTTCTTGACCCGATCTTTGCATCGACCGCAACTCTTATTCTGCTGCAAAAAAGATGGtaacttgttcttcttctcgtctCCTCAGCTTCAAAATCCATATGAGAACTCGTCCGCCATTTCTCTAAAGAATTTCTCCTTATGCTATAAAATTTCGCGTCCTGTCAATGGCTTGATCTGTTTTAAACGCAAGGAAATGAACGAAACAGTGACAGTGATATGTAATCCCAGCACTGGACATACCTTAAGCTTACCTAAACCAATGAAGACGAGTATTGGGCCGTCAAGATTTTTCGTGTATGAACCGATTCAGAAACAGTTCAAGGTATTGTTGTCATATAAAAGTGATGAGCATCAAGTTCTGACACTAGGAACTGGAGAACTGTCATGGAGAATCATCGAATGTTCCATGCCTCACATTCTTGGAATGTCTGAGATATGCATCAATGGTGTGTTGTATTATCCAGCGATCAATTTGTCTTCAGGGGATTACATTATCGTTTGCTTCGATGTTAGGTCAGAGAAGTTTAGATTTATTACAGTCATGGAAGAGTTCATTAAAGCAGCGCATGATGGAACTCTTATAAACTACAATGGTAAATTAGCTTCACTTGTTTCTGAAAGATATTGCTTTGTTGATGGACGTAGTAAGAGTATTGAGTTGTGGGTTCTACAAGATGCTGAAAAGAAGGAATGGTCGAAGCATACGTACGTATTACCCGCTTGGTGGCAGCATAGGATTGGAACCCTGAATTTACGCTTTGTTGGAGTGACTCGTACAAATGAGATTATGTTGTCGCCGTGCTATCAAACAGTGCCTTTCGACGTCTACTACTTCAATATTGAGAGAAAGACGATGATGAGCGTTGCAATACAAGGAATGGAAGCGTTTCAGGGTCACTTAGTCTTCACATATTTAGACCATGTAGAAAACGTGAAGCTTCTGCATAACATGTTTTAA